From Toxorhynchites rutilus septentrionalis strain SRP chromosome 2, ASM2978413v1, whole genome shotgun sequence, a single genomic window includes:
- the LOC129767655 gene encoding pseudouridylate synthase 7 homolog codes for MGRNNFQQRPGNRRFNHKSKHGGTKGDFNPKRSRQDHKSDRNRRFPQRPNNPNESFAVSDLKEEQVFVTEYVSTGEGFRGILKSRFADFQVNEIDNEGNEAILTDLTMPVPPKDEQGEKTDALIEDELVQLITKEKVEQIRYLASAKDKCSDIVEIDVTELSKEDRGKIHNNAKSLFGSAIVGSTITKEERKYITFSVYDKFKVKDRRQKWLWPYPFTHFLLYKENVDTIQATSQLAESMRCSPSAFAYAGTKDRRAKTTQWISIKHYEPSKIIGAARSIKNIKVGNFCFKPNTLKLGQLEGNRFRIALRQLSAEEDVVKVALENFRTKGFINYFGLQRFGNNSSVPTYKIGIEMLKGCWKEACDLILKPRKGDPWFMKQMRDEWSKTGDAKSSLDKLSPSNKTIERQILQWLSFHDNDYKGALEHLPRNMRLLYSHSYQSLVWNRIASRRIQKYGCQVVPGDLVFIDDTAAKIANEDIIDENVTVELSESAPHDEDIEEQSTEVSRFKTMVKPLTEADIESGQYTIFDIVLPLPGHDISYPTNDSGKWYEEVLAEDDLSSEKLKRKSKNESLTGAYRKVFIKPENLEWSIVSYEKPTDTIILSDLEKLNGEKLNLKDDGNSKALILDFRLPTSTYATMALREILKADTSALHQRSLEQEQSKHEGVTTLEVQNKSSTQEVEDHKTDEAACQSNETDKGMNDDEPSEKKVKLE; via the exons ATGGGAAGaaacaatttccaacaacgCCCAGGTAACCGTCGATTTAATCATAAATCCAAACATGGGGGCACAAAAGGTGACTTCAATCCAAAAAGATCCCGACAGGATCACAAATCGGATAGAAACAGGCGTTTTCCGCAGCGGCCAAACAATCCGAACGAATCGTTTGCTGTGTCCGATCTGAAGGAAGAGCAAGTGTTTGTGACGGAATATGTTTCCACCGGCGAAGGTTTTCGTGGGATTTTGAAATCTAG ATTTGCAGATTTTCAAGTAAACGAAATCGACAACGAGGGAAATGAAGCAATTCTAACGGACTTAACCATGCCGGTTCCACCGAAGGACGAGCAAGGTGAGAAGACCGATGCTTTGATCGAGGATGAACTGGTACAATTAATTACTAAGGAAAAAGTGGAACAAATTCGGTACTTGGCGAGTGCTAAGGACAAATGTAGCGATATCGTTGAAATCGATGTCACCGAACTATCCAAGGAAGATCGTGGCAAAATACACAATAATGCAAAATCATTATTTGGAAGTGCAATCGTGGGCTCCACTATCACAAAAGAGGAACGAAAGTACATCACATTTTCCGTTTATGATAAGTTCAAGGTGAAGGATCGACGACAAAAATGGCTCTGGCCGTATCCTTTTACACACTTTTTACTATATAAAGAAAATGTGGACACTATACAGGCTACTTCTCAGCTGGCTGAGAGCATGAGATGTTCCCCCTCTGCGTTTGCTTATGCAGGGACTAAGGATCGGCGtgcgaaaacaacacagtggaTTAGTATTAAGCACTACGAGCCATCCAAAATAATCGGTGCAGCTAGAAGTATTAAAAACATTAAAGTTGGTAACTTTTGCTTCAAGCCGAACACACTTAAATTGGGTCAACTCGAAGGGAACCGATTCAGAATAGCGTTACGGCAGCTATCTGCGGAGGAAGATGTAGTTAAAGTAGCGTTGGAAAATTTTCGAACGAAAGGATTCATCAACTATTTTGGTTTACAAAGATTCGGAAACAATTCTTCTGTTCCGACGTATAAAATTGGAATAGAGATGCTTAAGGGTTGCTGGAAGGAGGCATGTGATCTAATTTTGAAACCCAGGAAAGGCGATCCTTGGTTCATGAAACAGATGCGTGATGAATGGTCCAAAACCGGTGATGCAAAAAGTTCATTGGACAAGCTGAGTCCGAGTAACAAAACCATTGAGAGACAGATTCTACAATGGCTTTCATTCCACGATAACGACTACAAGGGTGCCCTGGAACACTTACCGCGGAACATGAGACTGCTGTACTCTCACTCGTATCAGAGCCTGGTCTGGAATAGAATAGCATCACGTAGAATTCAGAAATATGGTTGCCAAGTTGTCCCAGGAGatttggtttttatcgatgATACAGCTGCGAAGATAGCTAACGAGGACATCATCGATGAAAATGTAACTGTAGAATTATCAGAATCAGCTCCTCATGACGAGGACATTGAGGAACAATCAACAGAGGTATCTCGCTTCAAGACTATGGTTAAACCACTTACGGAAGCCGATATTGAATCGGGACAATATACAATCTTCGATATTGTTCTTCCGCTTCCTGGTCATGACATATCGTACCCAACGAATGATAGTGGTAAATGGTATGAAGAAGTTCTTGCAGAAGATGACCTCTCCTCAGAGAAATTGAAGCGGAAATCGAAGAATGAATCACTCACTGGTGCCTATCGGAAAGTTTTCATAAAACCAGAGAACCTCGAATGGAGCATAGTTTCGTATGAGAAGCCGACTGATACAATAATTTTATCcgatttggaaaagttgaacGGGGAAAAATTGAACTTGAAAGACG ATGGGAACTCCAAAGCACTCATTTTGGATTTTCGATTGCCTACTTCTACGTATGCGACAATGGCATTACGTGAGATCCTGAAAGCTGATACTTCGGCTTTACACCAACGTTCTCTAGAACAAGAGCAGAGCAAGCACGAGGGAGTGACCACTTTAGaagttcaaaataaatcatCGACACAGGAAGTAGAGGATCACAAAACAGATGAAGCTGCTtgtcaatcaaacgaaacagaTAAAGGCATGAATGACGATGAACCATCGGAGAAGAAAGTGAAGCTGGAATGA